A genomic region of Brevibacillus sp. JNUCC-41 contains the following coding sequences:
- the infA gene encoding translation initiation factor IF-1, producing the protein MAKDDVIEVEGTVQETLPNAMFKVELENGHTVLAHVSGKIRMHFIRILPGDKVTVELSPYDLTRGRITYRFK; encoded by the coding sequence ATGGCGAAAGATGATGTAATTGAAGTAGAAGGCACAGTACAAGAGACTTTGCCAAATGCAATGTTTAAGGTAGAATTAGAAAATGGTCATACTGTTTTAGCTCATGTATCCGGTAAAATTCGTATGCACTTTATTCGCATTTTGCCTGGAGATAAAGTTACGGTTGAGCTTTCCCCGTATGATCTAACTCGCGGCAGAATCACATACCGGTTCAAATAA
- the rpmJ gene encoding 50S ribosomal protein L36, with product MKVRPSVKPICEKCKVIRRKGKVMVICENPKHKQKQG from the coding sequence ATGAAAGTCAGACCATCAGTCAAACCAATCTGCGAAAAGTGTAAAGTTATCCGCAGAAAAGGTAAAGTTATGGTTATTTGCGAAAACCCTAAACATAAACAAAAACAAGGCTAA
- the rpsM gene encoding 30S ribosomal protein S13, protein MARIAGVDIPRDKRIVISLTYIYGIGKQTAIKILAEAGVSEETRVRDLTEDELNKIRDIIDKLKVEGDLRREISLNIKRLMEIGSYRGLRHRRGLPVRGQNTKNNARTRKGPRRTVANKKK, encoded by the coding sequence ATGGCACGTATTGCTGGAGTAGATATTCCCCGTGACAAACGTATTGTTATCTCATTAACATATATATATGGTATTGGAAAACAAACAGCGATCAAGATTCTTGCAGAAGCAGGCGTTTCTGAAGAAACTCGCGTTCGTGACTTAACGGAAGACGAATTGAACAAAATTCGTGATATCATTGACAAGCTTAAAGTAGAAGGCGACCTTCGTCGTGAAATCTCCCTAAACATCAAACGTTTAATGGAAATCGGTTCTTACCGTGGTTTACGTCACCGTCGTGGTCTTCCTGTTCGCGGTCAAAATACAAAAAACAATGCTCGTACGCGTAAAGGACCTCGTCGTACTGTAGCTAACAAGAAAAAATAA
- the rpsK gene encoding 30S ribosomal protein S11: MARKTNTRKRRVKKNIETGIAHIRSTFNNTIVTITDSHGNAISWSSAGALGFRGSRKSTPFAAQMAAETAAKTSIEHGMKTLEVTVKGPGAGREAAIRALQAAGLEVTAIKDVTPVPHNGCRPPKRRRV; this comes from the coding sequence ATGGCACGTAAAACTAATACACGTAAACGTCGTGTGAAAAAGAATATAGAAACTGGTATTGCTCATATTCGTTCAACATTCAATAACACTATCGTTACGATCACTGACTCTCATGGTAATGCTATTTCTTGGTCAAGTGCTGGAGCTTTAGGATTCCGTGGATCTCGTAAATCCACTCCATTCGCTGCACAAATGGCTGCTGAAACAGCTGCTAAAACATCAATTGAACATGGTATGAAAACTCTTGAAGTTACAGTTAAAGGACCTGGTGCTGGACGTGAGGCTGCTATTCGTGCACTTCAAGCTGCTGGCCTAGAAGTAACTGCAATTAAAGATGTAACTCCAGTTCCACATAACGGATGCCGTCCACCAAAACGTCGCCGTGTTTAA
- a CDS encoding DNA-directed RNA polymerase subunit alpha — translation MIEIEKPKIETVEINDDTKYGKFVVEPLERGYGTTLGNSLRRILLSSLPGAAVTAIQIDGVLHEFSTIEGVVEDVTSIILNVKKLALKIYSDEEKTLEIDVQGDGVITAADITHDSDVEILNPDLYIATIGKNGHMRMRLSARRGRGYTPAVQNKREDQPIGVIPIDALYTPVSRVSFQVENTRVGQLSNFDKLTFDVWTDGSTGPQEAVALGAKILTEHLNIFVGLTDEAQNAEIMVEKEEDQKEKVLEMTIEELDLSVRSYNCLKRAGINTVQELAHKTEEDMMKVRNLGRKSLEEVKAKLEELGLGLRKDD, via the coding sequence ATGATCGAAATAGAAAAACCAAAAATCGAAACGGTTGAAATCAACGACGATACCAAATACGGTAAATTCGTCGTAGAGCCACTAGAGCGTGGGTATGGTACTACATTGGGTAACTCCTTACGTCGTATCCTTTTATCCTCACTCCCAGGTGCTGCTGTCACAGCTATACAAATTGATGGAGTGCTACATGAGTTCTCAACAATTGAAGGCGTCGTGGAAGATGTAACATCTATCATTCTTAATGTGAAAAAACTAGCTCTTAAGATTTACTCTGATGAAGAGAAGACGCTGGAAATTGACGTTCAGGGTGACGGAGTCATCACGGCTGCTGATATCACTCATGATAGTGATGTAGAAATTCTTAATCCGGATTTATATATTGCTACAATTGGTAAAAACGGTCATATGCGTATGCGTTTATCTGCACGTCGCGGCCGCGGCTACACTCCTGCTGTTCAAAACAAGAGAGAAGACCAGCCAATTGGTGTAATTCCAATCGATGCTCTTTACACTCCAGTTTCACGCGTATCTTTCCAAGTTGAAAATACACGTGTTGGACAGTTGTCTAACTTTGACAAGTTAACGTTCGATGTTTGGACTGATGGCAGTACTGGTCCGCAAGAAGCGGTAGCACTTGGAGCTAAGATTTTAACAGAGCATTTAAATATCTTTGTTGGTTTAACCGATGAAGCTCAAAATGCTGAAATCATGGTTGAAAAAGAAGAAGATCAAAAAGAAAAAGTTCTTGAGATGACGATCGAAGAATTAGACCTTTCTGTTCGTTCTTACAACTGCTTGAAACGTGCTGGAATCAATACCGTTCAAGAGCTAGCTCATAAAACGGAAGAAGATATGATGAAAGTACGTAATCTAGGACGTAAATCACTTGAAGAAGTGAAAGCGAAACTAGAAGAATTAGGCTTAGGTCTTCGTAAAGACGACTGA
- the rplQ gene encoding 50S ribosomal protein L17 — protein MGYRKLGRTSAQRKALLRDLATDLIIHERIETTEARAKELRSVVDKMITLGKRGDLHARRQAASFIRNEIADAENGTDALQKLFSDVAPRYEERQGGYTRIMKVGPRRGDGAPVVVIELV, from the coding sequence ATGGGTTACAGAAAGTTAGGACGCACTAGCGCACAACGTAAAGCATTACTTCGTGATTTAGCTACGGATCTTATTATCCATGAGCGCATTGAAACTACTGAAGCACGTGCAAAAGAATTACGTTCTGTAGTAGATAAAATGATCACTCTTGGTAAACGTGGTGACTTGCATGCACGCCGTCAAGCTGCATCTTTCATCCGTAACGAAATCGCTGACGCTGAGAATGGCACAGATGCCCTTCAAAAACTATTCAGTGACGTGGCTCCACGTTATGAAGAACGTCAAGGTGGATACACTCGTATCATGAAAGTTGGTCCACGCCGCGGTGACGGTGCACCAGTCGTGGTTATTGAATTAGTTTAA
- a CDS encoding energy-coupling factor ABC transporter ATP-binding protein, producing MMKKLVSLNNIVFKYEGQSRNALDDVSFDIHQGEWLAIVGHNGSGKSTLAKLLNGLQFANSGTITINDQLLTEESVWDVRQKIGMVFQNPDNQFVGTTVQDDVAFGLENAGVSQQVMVERVHGALNKVKMNAFLNQEPHHLSGGQKQRVAIAGVIALQPDIIILDEATSMLDPRGREEVLETVRELKQENEITVISITHDLEEAAKADRMIVMNQGRLYREGPPQDIFELEEELIALGLDIPFSVKLTKELQKNGVRVVDGHLTEEELVKDLCELHSMM from the coding sequence ATAATGAAGAAGCTGGTTTCTTTAAATAATATTGTTTTTAAATATGAGGGTCAGTCTCGAAACGCCTTGGATGATGTTTCTTTTGATATTCATCAGGGGGAGTGGCTTGCGATTGTCGGACATAATGGCTCTGGCAAGTCGACATTAGCAAAGTTACTGAATGGTCTTCAGTTCGCTAACTCAGGTACCATTACGATTAATGATCAACTTTTGACAGAAGAATCCGTTTGGGATGTTCGCCAGAAAATTGGCATGGTCTTTCAAAACCCAGATAATCAATTTGTAGGCACTACAGTTCAGGATGATGTGGCTTTTGGTTTAGAAAACGCCGGTGTTTCTCAGCAGGTTATGGTGGAGCGTGTTCATGGTGCGTTAAATAAGGTTAAAATGAATGCCTTTCTTAATCAAGAGCCGCACCATCTATCCGGCGGTCAAAAGCAAAGAGTGGCCATAGCAGGTGTAATAGCCCTGCAGCCAGACATAATCATCTTAGATGAAGCAACCTCCATGCTTGACCCAAGAGGCCGTGAAGAAGTGCTTGAAACAGTTAGGGAATTGAAACAGGAAAACGAGATCACTGTCATATCAATCACCCATGACCTTGAGGAAGCTGCCAAAGCTGATCGAATGATAGTCATGAACCAAGGTCGGTTATATCGTGAAGGACCGCCTCAGGATATTTTTGAGTTAGAGGAAGAATTGATTGCCCTTGGTCTGGATATTCCCTTTTCAGTGAAACTAACCAAGGAGTTACAAAAAAATGGTGTTCGTGTAGTTGATGGGCATTTGACAGAGGAAGAGTTGGTGAAGGATTTATGCGAATTACACTCGATGATGTAG
- a CDS encoding energy-coupling factor ABC transporter ATP-binding protein, whose translation MRITLDDVEYRYQVNTPFEHLALHDVNISMEPGTYTAIIGHTGSGKSTLLQHLNALLKPTKGRVFIGDRTIEAGRKEKALRPIRQKVGIVFQFPEHQLFDETVEKDICFGPMNFGVSEIDAKKLARKAIAQVGLNEEILEKSPFDLSGGQMRRVAIAGVLAMEPEVLVLDEPTAGLDPRGRKEIMDMFYDLHKARGISTILVTHSMEDAAKYADDIIIMHKGTVFQKGTPQEIFSEPEQLMELGLDVPDTVRFQLKLQKELGVRFDHPCLNISDLAIEIDKAMKRGNR comes from the coding sequence ATGCGAATTACACTCGATGATGTAGAATACCGCTATCAGGTGAATACTCCTTTTGAACATCTAGCCCTTCATGATGTCAATATTTCAATGGAGCCGGGAACCTATACCGCAATCATCGGGCATACAGGGTCCGGGAAATCCACGCTACTGCAGCATTTGAATGCTCTTTTAAAACCGACGAAGGGTCGTGTTTTCATTGGGGATCGGACGATTGAAGCCGGAAGAAAAGAAAAGGCTTTGCGGCCAATAAGACAAAAGGTCGGAATAGTTTTTCAGTTTCCGGAACATCAGTTATTTGATGAAACGGTTGAAAAGGATATATGTTTCGGACCAATGAATTTTGGCGTTTCTGAAATCGATGCTAAGAAACTGGCCAGGAAAGCCATCGCGCAAGTCGGATTGAATGAGGAAATTCTTGAAAAATCTCCATTCGACTTATCCGGCGGACAAATGCGACGGGTGGCCATTGCTGGGGTACTTGCCATGGAACCCGAAGTATTGGTGCTTGATGAGCCAACAGCGGGATTGGATCCGCGAGGACGCAAAGAAATCATGGATATGTTTTATGATTTGCATAAAGCAAGGGGCATTTCAACGATTCTTGTAACACATAGCATGGAGGATGCAGCCAAGTACGCGGATGACATCATTATCATGCACAAGGGTACGGTGTTCCAAAAAGGAACCCCCCAGGAAATTTTCTCGGAGCCGGAACAATTAATGGAGCTTGGCCTGGATGTTCCGGATACGGTCCGTTTTCAGCTGAAGCTCCAGAAGGAACTTGGTGTTCGATTTGATCATCCGTGTCTTAATATCAGTGATTTAGCGATAGAAATAGATAAAGCCATGAAACGGGGGAACCGCTGA